The Calditrichota bacterium nucleotide sequence CGCGATCCTGTCGCCATGTATGCTTCTTGCCTCTTGCAGCCTCTGCCGCTGCTGGCTGAGGAGCTCAAACAGCCGTGCGGGTGTGTCCAAGACGCGCTCGCTGTAGATCTTGAGCAGGCGGTCAATCTTGGCGATGCTCTCTGGCACACGCACCGCAAACTGCTCGCGATAGGCGTCAATAGGGTAATCCCGGCCCAGCACCTGTTTGAACAGGCGACGCAGGTCTTCGTAGCGCGGCAGGAGACCTGTTGGTCCTGCAATGGCGCCCACGTCGTCGTGCGCCCGCAGTTCCATCCACTTCAGCCACACGCGCTTGTCCGCCCGGTCGTTCAAGAACTCCCCGTTTTGTCCGCGCAGGAAATAGTTCACCGAAAAGACACGTGGCGGCCTCACCAGCCCGGCGCCAAAATCGAGATTGTCCTGAATGTAGCGCCCAATGGGAATGGAAAGGAAGTCGAGGTTGGACATGGGGTTGAAGACGCGCACTCCCTCCTGCCCCAAAGTGGCGGCAGTCGTCTCGGACTCCAGCGCGGCCGCTTTGGTGACGATCCCGTGTTCCCAGTCAAAGGCCTCTTCCACGGGTACCCAGGTGTCGGAGTCCCTCGCTCCATAGATTATCCCGGCAACCGGCACGCCTTCCGGGTCGTCCAGGTGAGGGTCCAGGTTGTCGAGTAGGTGAAGATCGAAGGTGAAGCGGGCGTTCTTGTGGGAAGGTGGGATCTCTTTTCCGT carries:
- a CDS encoding phosphoenolpyruvate carboxykinase (GTP) codes for the protein RRVGGQVRAVNVEKGMFGIIDGVNSLHDPLIWKVLRSPGEVIFSNILVTEGGHVYWNGMDGECPPKGVNFAGEWFAGKRDGDGKEIPPSHKNARFTFDLHLLDNLDPHLDDPEGVPVAGIIYGARDSDTWVPVEEAFDWEHGIVTKAAALESETTAATLGQEGVRVFNPMSNLDFLSIPIGRYIQDNLDFGAGLVRPPRVFSVNYFLRGQNGEFLNDRADKRVWLKWMELRAHDDVGAIAGPTGLLPRYEDLRRLFKQVLGRDYPIDAYREQFAVRVPESIAKIDRLLKIYSERVLDTPARLFELLSQQRQRLQEARSIHGDRIAPDALN